In Plasmodium vinckei vinckei genome assembly, chromosome: PVVCY_13, a single genomic region encodes these proteins:
- a CDS encoding PIR protein CIR protein encodes MANPSCDIKDVYKEISTIDGYFGVEYQTGIIEHAKGPILNYCPYNNTFGYSYCSNYLHKASSGVINLLENLKKYNLEYDKLAEYAILLLSYKLNQHLEHKSTDLNKFYTTYIEKNNHYNKKINGDNGPTYKDIINTKKDLMNIKEMSKFNGLFSILFSFYNEINKNKWNCENHSTKAKEFIKNFEELNNDSNINRNTSYSKLLSTLSDDYNNLKNKCTDFPSLPKIKTPPSTLIPVLSTFPVIPVFLGVAYKVNNKELKL; translated from the exons ATGGCAAACCCAAGTTGTGATATTAAGGACGTg taTAAAGAAATTAGTACGATCGATGGCTATTTTGGTGTGGAGTATCAAACTGGAATAATTGAACATGCTAAAGGACCAATCTTAAATTATTGTCCTTACAATAATACCTTTGGATATAGTTATTGTAGTAATTATCTTCATAAGGCTAGTTCTGGTGTTATTAATTTGCtagaaaatttaaagaagTATAATTTAGAATATGATAAACTTGCCGAATAcgctattttattattaagtTATAAACTAAATCAACATTTAGAACATAAATCGAccgatttaaataaattttatactacttatatagaaaaaaataaccattataataagaaaataaatggtGATAATGGTCCGACTTATAaggatattataaatacaaaaaaagattTGATGAATATTAAAGAAATGTCTAAATTTAATGGCCTATttagtatattattttcattctataatgaaattaacaaaaacaaATGGAATTGCGAAAATCATTCGACAAAAGCTAaagaatttattaaaaattttgaagaACTCAATAATGATTCTAATATTAATCGAAATACTTCATACAGCAAATTATTGTCTACATTATCAGATGATtataacaatttaaaaaataaatgtaccGATTTTCCATCTCTTCCAAAGATAAAAACGCCACCAAGCACATTAATTCCAGTTTTATCGACATTTCCTGTAATACCAGTTTTCTTGGGAGTTGCTTATAAggtaaataataaggaattaaaactataa
- a CDS encoding PIR protein CIR protein, translated as MTTKRMCKLLLEGDSYFNDENVDTEEINKNTKIKGYCSSNGCETNEARINAVAKYIIMEFKSLIKRRSQYNHYDEYLLMWISDKLLKIHKKGKGQNIKMGYIDAFTLKQAYKEYLEKHKKGLDYWVLFDNIKGLKEANLWYMSEFYKLLNKICNTIAYYEKNNAESKKLSKYFNKCLIQYRTLHLNISKCKSYLDLLNKLKGIYDDFRDSPIKKNSSNINLATNLKKLTPKDGKEMKAVKGFKTYNFSNEECKLPSKKPTPRKASKLNPGPASNTKIQRESPDSQGVSNSTGGQLSNQGDTSKGSDNGSIGGSDGSQVIQEESEGSKSGQDVKDSEPGGSGSEAQGSDGEKTDTDNDPSNKGGPQGDQGDSLDGPGSGPGDKGSQGGSDIGPGASGSQSTSWLSFDIGSSFFEIVSKGMKQLNNALDFVEEKKEQLTKVTNTIKDFYSTSVSNIKTAYDNSRNFLNSIIVHISSQPEKLDISDKSGDDKLGSDGTGDGLPTPNGSSPSQTDSPQTPSGTPYSSLPSENPGTETKGNGITKIGDIYVLKEYKQIGISIIVLLIPITLAIMHKYLLSGWRKEMKRKKDMKKIINSIGGKRTVQIIISSSSHKKQIKKSISFGYKEKSPSLNIYKLMQADPVPFINLFFLLIFFVYKRKDDSLEL; from the exons ATGACCACCAAAAGAATG TGTAAGTTACTTCTCGAAGGTGATAGTTATtttaatgatgaaaatgtcGATACGGAggaaattaacaaaaacaCAAAAATCAAAGGATATTGTAGTAGCAATGGTTGTGAAACAAATGAAGCTCGTATTAATGCTGTGgccaaatatataattatggaATTCAAAagtttaataaaaagacGAAGTCAGTATAATCATTatgatgaatatttattgatGTGGATAAGTGATAAATTGCTTAAGATACacaaaaaaggaaaaggccaaaatattaaaatgggGTATATAGATGCTTTTACTTTAAAGCAGGCTTATAAAGAGTATTTAGagaaacataaaaaaggatTGGATTATTGGGTtctttttgataatataaaggGTTTGAAAGAAGCTAATCTTTGGTATATGAGcgaattttataaattacttaataaaatatgtaatacaATTgcatattatgaaaaaaacaatgcCGAAAGTAAGAAACtttctaaatattttaacaaaTGCCTTATTCAATATAGAACCCTTCATTTAAACATTTCTAAATGCAAATCATATCTTGATTTattgaataaattaaaaggtATATATGATGATTTTAGAGATTCTCCTATTAAGAAAAATAGTTCAAACATTAATTTAGCAACTAATCTTAAAAAACTTACACCAAAAGATGGAAAAGAGATGAAGGCGGTGAAAGgttttaaaacatataacTTCAGTAATGAAGAATGTAAACTCCCCTCAAAAAAACCTACACCCCGCAAAGCTTCAAAACTTAATCCAGGACCAGCATCGAATACAAAGATTCAAAGAGAATCACCAGACTCTCAAGGTGTATCAAATTCTACAGGAGGTCAATTATCAAATCAAGGGGATACATCAAAAGGTTCAGATAATGGATCGATTGGTGGATCAGATGGTAGCCAAGTAATCCAAGAAGAATCGGAAGGCTCGAAAAGTGGACAAGACGTCAAAGATAGTGAACCAGGAGGTTCAGGCAGTGAAGCGCAAGGTTCAGATGGTGAGAAAACAGATACAGACAATGATCCATCAAATAAAGGTGGCCCACAAGGTGATCAAGGAGATTCACTTGATGGACCAGGTAGTGGGCCAGGTGATAAAGGAAGTCAAGGAGGTTCAGATATTGGTCCAGGAGCATCAGGAAGTCAAAGCACATCATGGCTATCTTTTGATATTggatcatcattttttgaaatcGTATCAAAAGGTATGaaacaattaaataatgcTCTCGATTTTGTTGAGGAAAAAAAGGAACAACTTACAAAGGTCACGAATACTATTAAGGATTTTTATAGTACATCTGTGtctaatataaaaactgCTTATGATAACTCtagaaattttttaaatagcaTTATTGTTCATATAAGTAGTCAACCTGAAAAGTTAGATATCTCTGATAAATCAGGCGATGATAAATTAGGATCAGATGGCACAGGGGATGGGTTACCCACACCTAATGGCTCATCACCGTCTCAAACAGATTCACCTCAAACTCCATCAGGAACGCCATACAGTTCATTACCGTCAGAAAATCCAGGAACCGAAACAAAAGGAAATggaataacaaaaataggtgatatatatgtattaaaagAATACAAACAAATTGGAATATCAATTATAGTTCTTTTAATACCGATTACCTTAGCTATTATGCACAAg TATTTGTTATCTGGATGGAGAAAGGAAAtgaagagaaaaaaagacaTGAAAAAGATTATAAATTCAATTGGAGGAAAAAGAACGgtacaaataattataagttCATCAAGTCATAAAAAACAGATTAAAAAATCTATAAGTTTTGGTTATAAGGAAAAATCTCcatcattaaatatatacaaacttATGCAGGCTGATCCTGTGCcgtttattaatttattttttttattgattttttttgtttataaaagaaaagacGATTCTTtggaattataa
- a CDS encoding fam-a protein, with protein MNKFYIQIALFILSIFAYGNNEALAADPDLKKVTQKVPKKFNTIRSKYCDVSTEEIYKRCKYLSCRCHNHTPVIELMNDAVKNLEYYATTKDGYEPYLKNPNDKTSYYVKKFDNQTNIDKIQYTITGSDKYDETVDTLWDSGIPNIFNEDDSEILHMYGPNLLVIRERFKSMHGGRDKYFYALVTKVEISKDKTIIAMTSINGIDDKLSNIKYNNPIIKKASLFNIYIKSKNNIKKESLIKISPKLKDDIKSGKLEQVFVNLAGYLIEKKRDNVEVTYIESIQGYSSI; from the exons atgaataaattttatattcaaatcgctttatttattttaagcATTTTCGCATATGGAAATAATGAAGCCCTTGCAGCTGACCCTGATCTAAAAAAAGTTACCCAAAAAGTTcccaaaaaatttaatacaaTCAGATCAAAATATTGTGATGTTAG TAcagaagaaatatataaaagatgCAAATACTTATCATGTCGCTGTCACAACCATACACCAGTGATCGAACTTATGAACGATGctgtaaaaaatttagaatACTATGCTACAACCAAAGATGGTTATGAaccatatttaaaaaatcctaatgataaaacatcgtattatgtaaaaaaatttgacaATCAGACGaatattgataaaattCAATATACAATTACTGGTTCGGATAAG TATGATGAAACAGTAGACACGCTGTGGGATTCCGGTATCCCCAATATTTTCAACGAAGACGATTCTGaaa tTCTCCATATGTACGGTCCAAATTTACTAGTTATACGAGAACGTTTCAAAAGTATGCATGGGGGTCgtgataaatatttttatgctttAGTTACCAAGGTTGAA aTATCAAAAGACAAAACTATAATTGCCATGACTTCAATAAATGGAATTGATGATAAGCTTTccaatataaaatataacaacccaataataaaaaaagcaagtttattcaatatttacataaaatctaaaaataatattaaaaaagaaagtttaataaaaatttccCCAAAACTTAAAGATGATATTAAAAGTGGAAAATTAGAACAAGTATTTGTGAACTTAGCTGGATACCtcattgaaaaaaaaagagataATGTTGAAGTCACCTATATCGAATCT aTTCAGGGATATTCTTCCATTTAA
- a CDS encoding PIR protein CIR protein codes for MDNHKLMCKYLNIADSYFNGKNVNTKIINKNTAIKYYCYNGVCKTNEASINAVAAYIFKQFKDSIENSEYNKYDEYLLMWLSDKLFEIHDKSEDKDNKITSNQAYETYLKKHKGILDYWNIFFSRNDLKEANLKYMSEFYILLNKICKTITDYEKKPDEITNIITNSTECSNQYISIYNDIPKCQSYLYLLNKLKGIYDDFRNDAIMKNDSNIDLATDLKKFTKPDGGEMDAVRGFKSYKFSDSKCKSLDKKITMSKKAESPGPQASSQGPDSENKGNMKGTKQSGQKNGSDISTGTDAGTGNPGSVSGGDQGSPGSGANGGGSVQNDQRNPSSGSSDPVSSTSGGSFHFGSSFLEFLFNGTEKFNKTSEFIQKNQQTFKDAKDKISNAYNNTVDSLKSVYNASSDYFNTVISNITTQLNQLDSPSKSGGSQPGSGRPPAGGNSNNQLKSPQSPSATDPTDPSNPPPKVSLQQSQSPPQSQPNTQQSSQIDPPKHKTDDSTNLQLVKSQSPDPNLKKKWSIFPTAWNGSEDCKPEITFMNTTLVCCTSEQCSLTGIPVTFVLIPIILLIVYKYLSFGSSKKSEKKNMKKVINFHDGKRKTKIISSNDKKKKLKPVINSVGGKKKFIIKYIQNYTGRSYAIY; via the exons ATGGACAACCACAAACTAATG TGTAAATATCTTAATATAGCTGATAGTTATTTTAATGGTAAAAATGTCAATACGAAGATAATTAACAAAAACACAGCCATCAAATATTATTGCTATAATGGTGTTtgtaaaacaaatgaagCTAGTATTAATGCTGTTGccgcatatatatttaagcAATTCAAAGATTCAATAGAAAATAGTgagtataataaatatgatgaatatttattgatGTGGCTAAgtgataaattatttgagATACACGACAAAAGCGAAGACAAAGACAACAAAATTACTTCAAATCAGGCTTATGAGacatatttaaagaaaCATAAAGGAATATTGGATTAttggaatattttttttagtagaAATGATTTGAAAGAAGCTAATCTTAAGTATATGAGcgaattttatatattacttaataaaatatgtaaaacaATTACagattatgaaaaaaaacctGACGAAATTACGAACATTATTACGAATTCTACAGAATGTTCTAATCaatatatatccatttaTAATGATATTCCTAAATGCCAATcatatctttatttattgaataaattaaaaggtATATATGATGATTTTAGAAATGATgctattatgaaaaatgatTCAAACATTGATTTAGCAACTGaccttaaaaaatttacaaaaccAGATGGAGGAGAGATGGACGCGGTGAGAGGttttaaatcatataaattcaGTGATTCAAAATGTAAATCCttggataaaaaaattacaatgTCAAAAAAAGCGGAATCACCAGGACCCCAAGCATCAAGTCAAGGACCGGACTCTGAAAATAAAGGGAATATGAAGGGCACTAAACAAAGCGGgcaaaaaaatggaagCGATATATCAACAGGTACAGATGCTGGAACAGGAAATCCAGGTAGTGTATCAGGTGGTGATCAAGGAAGTCCAGGTAGTGGAGCTAATGGAGGAGGTAGTGTACAAAATGATCAAAGAAATCCAAGTAGTGGGTCAAGTGATCCCGTATCAAGTACATCAGGAGGGTCTTTTCATTTTGGGTCATCATTTCTTGAATTCCTATTTAATGGAACCGagaaatttaataaaacttccgaatttattcaaaaaaatcagCAAACTTTTAAAGATGCTAAGGATAAAATCAgtaatgcatataataacaCTGTGGATAGCTTGAAAAGTGTTTACAATGCATCTAgtgattattttaatacCGTTATTAGTAATATAACTACCCAATTAAATCAATTAGATAGTCCTTCTAAATCAGGTGGTAGCCAGCCCGGATCAGGCCGTCCACCGGCTGGGggaaattcaaataatcAGTTAAAATCACCTCAATCACCAAGTGCAACAGATCCAACAGATCCATCAAATCCACCACCAAAAGTCTCATTACAACAAAGTCAATCACCTCCTCAATCGCAACCTAACACACAGCAAAGCTCACAAATCGATCCACCTAAACACAAAACGGATGACAGTACAAATCTTCAATTGGTAAAATCACAAAGTCCTGATCccaatttgaaaaaaaaatggagcATATTTCCAACTGCATGGAATGGATCAGAGGATTGTAAACCTGAAATAACTTTTATGAATACCACATTAGTATGTTGCACATCGGAACAGTGCAGTTTAACTGGAATCCCTGTTacatttgttttaatacccattattttattaattgtgtataag tatttatcatttggatcatcaaaaaaatcagaaaaaaaaaacatgaagaaagttataaattttcatgatggaaaaagaaagacaaaaataataagttcgaatgataagaaaaaaaaactaaaacCGGTTATAAATTCAGTTggtggaaaaaaaaaattcattattaaatatatacaaaattatacagGCCGATCCTATgccatttattaa
- a CDS encoding fam-c protein yields MNKKIFSLVCIVLYSLLGASIHCSEQEEDEIKLRAKRVIQKLFGPKEDDSQLIREAQLKKENISDFLDDMNGNEYRDVYYSEYTDGDGKDD; encoded by the exons atgaataaaaagaTATTTAGTTTAGTTTGTATCGTCTTGTATTCCCTTTTGGGTGCATCAATACATTGCTCGGAGCAGGAA gaagatgaaataaaacttAGGGCCAAACGTGTTATccaaaaattatttggaCCTAAAGAAGATGACTCACAACTTATACGAGAAGCACAATTAAAGAAAGAAAACATTAGCGATTTTCTAGATGATATGAATGGTAATGAGTATAGAGATGTATATTATAGTGAATATACCGATGGTGATGGTAAAGATGATTAA